Genomic DNA from Streptomyces venezuelae:
TGATCGGGAACTTGACCTTGAGCGTGCCGTCGGCGACCACCTTCGACATCAGCGCGCTGTACTCGGTCGCGATGTCGTCGCCCACGAACTCCTTCATGTTCGTGAAGCCCATGACCTTGTTGTAGAAGCCGACCCACTCGTTCATCTTGCCGAGCTCGACGTTGCCGACGCAGTGGTCGATCGCCTGGAAGGTCCGCTTGGCCGGGGGCTCGACGATCGGGTTCGCGGCCACGAAACCGGGCAGATACGGGCCGTCGTAGTCGGTGCGCTCCACCAGGGTGTGGCGGGTCTTGCCGTACGTGGCGATGGCGGCGAGGACGACCTTGCCGTTCTCGTCCTTGACCTCGTAGGGCTCCGTGATGCCCCGTGCGCCCTGCTCGACGGCGTAGGCGTACGCGGCACGCGCGTCCGGCACCTCGATGGCGAGGTCGACGACGCCGTCGCCGTGCTCGGCCACGTGGGAGGTGAGGAAGTGGCCCCAGTCCGTGGAGGCCTTGATGACGGAGGTGAAGACGAAGCGCGCACCGCCGTTGGTGAGGACGTAACTCGCGGTCTCGCGGCTGCCGTTCTCCGGTCCGGAGTAGGCGACCAGCTTCATGCCGAAGGCCGTGGAGTAGTAGTGCGCCGCCTGCTTGGCGTTGCCCACGGCGAAGACGACCGCGTCCATTCCCTTGACCGGGAAGGGGTCGGCCTCGCGCGCGGTGTCGGGTGTGGTGTGGGTGGTGGTCTCAGTCATGGCACGAGGCTCCCGCCGAACCACAAGGTGCGCAATAGTTCGCGTTTTCAGTGGTCAATCTGCCCAGTGGATGCCCAGGATGGGCGGGCTATCTGTACATCATGACCACCTTGGAGGCGGCATGGCGATCGATCATCTGGACGGCAGACTCATCGTGCTCCTGGCGCGGGAGCCGCGTATCGGGGTTCTTGAGGCGTCCCGCAGGCTCGGCGTGGCGCGCGGCACGGTGCAGGCGCGGATGGACCGGCTTCAGTCCAATGGAGTCATCCGCGGCTTCGGCCCGGAGGTGGATCCGGCGGCCCTGGGCTACCCGGTGACGGCCTTCGCGACGCTGGAGATCAAACAGGGCCAGGGCGCCGACGTACGGGCCCATTTGGCGTCGGTCGCCGAGGTGCTCGAACTGCACACCATCACCGGTCACGGCGATATGCTCTGCCGCCTCGTGGCCCGGTCGAACGCGGATCTCCAACGTGTGATCGACCGGGTCGTGGGCTTTGATGGCATCGTCCGGGCCTCCACGGCGATCGTCATGGAAAACCCCGTTCCGCTGCGGATCATCCCGCTGGTGGAGCAGGCGTCCGAAGACCCCTGAGTCACCCGCACCCCCGCGTCACTGACCTGTGTGCAGCTTCTGAGCAGCTACGGAAAGGCGAGGTGAGCACTTCAGTGAACTTCTGGGACTACCTCGGCAACCGCCACCAGCAACTGCTGACGGACGCGTTCCAACACGCGAGCGCCGTCTTCCAGTGCATGGTCGTCGCCACCCTCATCGGCGTACTGATCGGCGTCCTCACGTACCGCAGCGAATGGGCGGGGAACCTCGCCACGACCACCACGTCCACGATTCTCACCGTCCCGTCGCTCGCCATGATTGGTCTGCTCATCCCGATCGTCGGGCTCGGTGTCGCACCGACCGTCATCGCGCTGACCCTGTACGGGCTCCTCCCGATCGTGCGCAACTCCATCGTCGGTCTGCGCGGCGTCGACCCGTCGCTGATCGACGCCGCCAAGGGCATCGGCATGTCGCGCCTCGCCCGCCTGTTCCGGGTGGAGCTGCCGATCGCCTGGCCCCCGATCCTGACCGGCATCCGCGTCTCCACCCAGATGCTGATGGGCATCGCGGCCATCGCCGCGTACGCGTCCGG
This window encodes:
- the hppD gene encoding 4-hydroxyphenylpyruvate dioxygenase; this encodes MTETTTHTTPDTAREADPFPVKGMDAVVFAVGNAKQAAHYYSTAFGMKLVAYSGPENGSRETASYVLTNGGARFVFTSVIKASTDWGHFLTSHVAEHGDGVVDLAIEVPDARAAYAYAVEQGARGITEPYEVKDENGKVVLAAIATYGKTRHTLVERTDYDGPYLPGFVAANPIVEPPAKRTFQAIDHCVGNVELGKMNEWVGFYNKVMGFTNMKEFVGDDIATEYSALMSKVVADGTLKVKFPINEPAIAKKKSQIDEYLEFYGGAGVQHIALATNDIVETVRTMRAAGVQFLDTPDSYYDTLGDWAGETRVPVETLRELKILVDRDEDGYLLQIFTKPVQDRPTVFFEMIERHGSMGFGKGNFKALFEAIEREQEKRGNL
- a CDS encoding Lrp/AsnC family transcriptional regulator, producing the protein MAIDHLDGRLIVLLAREPRIGVLEASRRLGVARGTVQARMDRLQSNGVIRGFGPEVDPAALGYPVTAFATLEIKQGQGADVRAHLASVAEVLELHTITGHGDMLCRLVARSNADLQRVIDRVVGFDGIVRASTAIVMENPVPLRIIPLVEQASEDP
- a CDS encoding ABC transporter permease is translated as MNFWDYLGNRHQQLLTDAFQHASAVFQCMVVATLIGVLIGVLTYRSEWAGNLATTTTSTILTVPSLAMIGLLIPIVGLGVAPTVIALTLYGLLPIVRNSIVGLRGVDPSLIDAAKGIGMSRLARLFRVELPIAWPPILTGIRVSTQMLMGIAAIAAYASGPGLGNEIFRGIGSLGSKNALNQVLAGTLGIIVLALLFDAAYVLIGRLTIPRGIRV